From one Triticum urartu cultivar G1812 chromosome 3, Tu2.1, whole genome shotgun sequence genomic stretch:
- the LOC125544312 gene encoding CASP-like protein 4A3 — MEKTSSSSMASPVRSPPPEPAAEAQPPPPSSPPSQLPATDPFRLSPDNPTPTHPLPAAPTTTAPAPSTGPFRLSPDNPTPAPPLPAAPTTTAPAPSTGPSRLSPDNPTPAPPLPAAPTTTAPAPSTDPFRLSPDNPTPAPPLPAAPTITAPPPDGAGDSSPPCPPSPPKAPTHPPLSTADPSPPLPRGNQTSAPRRTPPPPPARAPAPAAPPPTAPASPEAKPVQEADEAPGGSENMALALALTQNEAVMPPTPQKDAVMAESPTGSPQKESALTVAKLLSAEDPAATEAKPAADKVAPAVVTESVAGGGGGGGGGGGKVGVGSKRWLLRGVPDRVRLTELKRAELGFRVSAAVFCLISLSVMSSGTTPGWAGDSFRRYNEYRYTLAASVMAFTYSGFQLVAEVHYLVTGRRIIGGPWGNYFNLAMDQVLAYLLLSASSAALSRNDVWVSRFGVDQFAKLINASGSMAFLAFIALGLSSIISAHRVFSSIP, encoded by the exons ATGGAAAAAACCAGCagctcctccatggcctccccagTCCGCTCACCGCCACCGGAGCCGGCCGCGGAGGCACAACCacctcctccttcttcgcccccATCACAGCTTCCGGCTACCGACCCCTTTCGCCTCTCGCCGGATAACCCAACCCCAACTCATCCCCTTCCTGCTGCACCTACAACTACTGCTCCGGCGCCATCTACCGGCCCCTTTCGCCTCTCGCCGGATAACCCAACCCCAGCTCCTCCCCTTCCTGCTGCACCTACAACTACTGCTCCGGCGCCATCTACCGGCCCCTCTCGCCTCTCGCCGGATAACCCAACCCCAGCTCCTCCCCTTCCTGCTGCACCTACAACTACTGCTCCGGCGCCATCTACCGACCCCTTTCGCCTCTCGCCGGACAATCCAACCCCAGCTCCTCCCCTTCCTGCTGCACCAACAATTACTGCTCCGCCGCCGGATGGCGCCGGCGATTCCTCTCCACCATGTCCTCCCTCGCCTCCAAAGGCTCCAACGCATCCACCTCTTTCCACCGCCGATCCTTCTCCTCCCCTCCCTCGTGGGAACCAAACATCCGCGCCGCGGCGGACACCCCCGCCTCCTCCCGCTCGCGCTCCCGCTCCAGCAGCACCACCTCCAACAGCACCGGCGTCTCCGGAAGCTAAGCCGGTGCAGGAGGCAGATGAAGCGCCCGGCGGATCGGAGAACATGGCGCTAGCCCTTGCGCTAACCCAAAACGAAGCAGTGATGCCGCCGACGCCGCAGAAGGACGCGGTCATGGCTGAATCCCCGACCGGATCTCCGCAGAAGGAGTCGGCCCTGACCGTAGCGAAGCTCCTCTCGGCCGAGGACCCCGCGGCAACGGAGGCCAAGCCGGCCGCCGACAAGGTAGCACCTGCGGTAGTCACCGAGTcagtcgccggcggcggcgggggcggaggtggaggcggaggcAAAGTCGGAGTGGGCTCCAAGAGATGGCTCCTTAGAGGGGTCCCAGATAGAGTACGGCTCACGGAGCTGAAGAGGGCTGAGCTAGGGTTTAGGGTTTCAGCTGCTGTGTTCTGCTTGATCTCGCTCTCCGTCATGTCGTCTGGCACTACGCCGGGCTGGGCTGGTGACTCCTTCCGCCGCTACAACGAATACAG GTACACGCTTGCTGCGAGCGTGATGGCTTTTACATACTCGGGGTTCCAATTAGTTGCAGAAGTGCACTACCTTGTCACAGGGAGGCGCATAATTGGAGGCCCCTGGGGGAACTACTTCAATCTCGCCATGGATCAG GTATTGGCTTACCTGCtgctgtcagcatcttcagcagcgcTTTCTCGCAATGATGTGTGGGTGTCAAGATTTGGCGTGGATCAATTTGCCAAACTTATCAATGCCTCAGGCTCAATGGCGTTCTTAGCTTTCATTGCTCTTGGTCTGAGCTCCATCATCTCTGCTCATCGTGTATTCAGCTCAATCCCTTAA